Genomic DNA from Solanum pennellii chromosome 3, SPENNV200:
TTTCTGAGAGACAAAATATCAAGTAAAACCTTTTACTTAAGTTGGTGTAAATGATTGCTCAATAACATGATAAGAATGAGGAAATGCATTCTTCCAGTTGTCAGGTACAATCATTTTTAACAACATAACCATTGTAATCCCACGGGTGGGATTCGGGAGAGGTAGAGTGTACCCAGATCTTATCCCCCTTGGGATGTAGAGACACaatagtttttctttaactAAAATGAGAAACATTGTTTAAGGACTGAAAGGGGAGATCAAATTAATCTACCTGTGAAAAGCACAATATGCGTCTGGATGCCAAGATTCCACTGCTCGCATTTTTCACTCGTTCAATGGTAGGAAAAATAATTCTAATAGATGGATTCCTCAACTCTTGGCTCACACTCCAGCAGCCCCACTGCCAGAAAAAGTAAGGACAAACTCTGAACCTGATAATAACATATTACTCAAGCCAAATCATTCAATTTTGTGATGGCTACTCACATCTGGATCAGACTCCTCTGATTCAGTGAACCTTGATGACCGCTTCCCAGCTGCTGTGGAAAATGCAGCTAAAAATTTTGCATTGATGGCCCCAATCGAGGATGCTCCTTAACAGCAAAGATaattataaatgataaaactCAATAAATTTTGCAGGACTGAGCATGATAATCATCAAGTAATCATGAAACACTCACCAAATACAAAATCAGTTTCTAAATGTTCCGGCCATTTGAACTGGCCCAACACCTGAACGCAAGATGCAACGAAAGGAAATGTGAAAGTCCGTACATAACTGTTATAGATAAAGATGTTACCTATCAAACAAATTATCTGTCGAACTTTATGTTCCAGCTGACTGTTCCAACGTCCAACttcatatattttgaaatactaCCCCCaactttatatcttttgtatGCTTCTAGGTCTGCTAACCAAGAAGCTACAGCTCACTGTACACCTAAAATACCAAACTTAGGTTCTTCAAGAAAATGATGCATATTAAAATGTTTGCCTTTTTCATTGTGAGATAACCATAACAGGTCAACATACTCTTAAACAGTATACTTGTAAATGACATACACCTGGCATCTCAACAGAATTGGTGTCTACATAATGCTAGTCAAACATTTCATAGGAATTCACAGAAAGAGTGAAGTCTTCAAATATACAGCAATCATGTGCAAAGTGCCATGTTTTAACCAAACACCACCCTACAATCAGACTTATCCAATAACCGCTAGATAGttcaaagaaaatttgaaaaacttgTGAAAGTGATGGTTATCTTGAGAAAATTGTGAAAGCAATGGATAATTTGTTAAGAATAAATACTATATTGTGCCTAATGTCACGGACTTACAGTTTTTGCTAAAGCTCCGTGAGACgcttgacaacttactcactaTTCTTGCAAGCTCTTGTAAGAGCAAGCAAGCCCTTTATGAAGATCACAAACAGAATGAAAGGAAAGACTTAGAAAGAACAAGAGAGTTATGAAGAAGCCTTTTGTATTAGCTTTAGAAGATTGTTTACGATGATTTACAAATGAATGgcacctctatttatacaaaCACCTAGGGGCTAAATAGTAATTTACAATAACTTTACAAGTCCCTAATTATTTACACTTTGGTCCCTTTCTAGAATTATCTACACTTATTAGGGAATTCTAAAGCTTTCCTAGAAAATATCTAGTCCTTCTTCTAGAACTCTCCAAAGCCTTCTTGAAATATCTAGGGGCTTCTATAGTTTTCTATAAACCTCTCCAAACTCTAGACGCTTCCGCCCCTATCCGGATGCAAAATCTTACTGAGAATTGGCGGAACGTGACACTAAGCTCCATTAGCTGTTAGACCATGGTATCCAAGGTAAACCATCACTTGAGCCCAAAAAAAAGCCCAAGCAGAACAAGGTAACAcagaaaattttcttttgtgaTGTTAATTAGTTCTGTTTTATACTATTAACTTGATTACTGTCTACACAACTGCTACACTTAGAGTGGCAACATGAGAGAAGCATGGATTTTAAAAGCAACATTTATCACAACTACAATGCAGTGCCCTTAAGCCCATTGTTGAAAACTATATGGGGCTGACACAAAAAAACGGTGACCAGTAATGTCCACAGGCCCAAGACATAGTAGTTATTTTTAATTGCACCGCTTGAGAATCAGTTTAGATTTGACATATTGTCCGACCTTCTCAGAAAATTACCTCTTGAAGCCGCCAGATTCCCCAACACCTCTGAAGCGATGCAATTAGTGAGCAGATTGCAGAAACATTTTCAGCTCTAATAACTTCTGCAATGACTGAAAGGGATGGACCCTGCACGTTATGATCTCAATATGACTCTACTAGACACATGAAAAATCAGTTCAATAGAATAATCTAGAAGAGTACCACAGATGAATACCTGTGATACATGCAGTATCAACTGTACTTTGCTGCCGCTTCCCTCTAAAGCAGCTCTAAGAACTTCACTTGGGAAAATATATgcagaaaacacaaaaataccACTGTCCGAGAGTGGCGCAACCCACTTCGCATAATTCTTCGGAAGAAACCCAAGTTGAACACATTCTATCACACAATAAAGCAAAGAAtagtttcaaaattaataacCGGAAAATAATTTGGCAATCAGAAAACCACAAACGAAAATATTCAAATCTATACACTATATGATTTAATTGTCTGCCCCTCTTAGAAAGCAACAAAACAGTAAGATACTAATGAGAACAAGACTGAACACTTCATAAAAATAGGTCTAAAAGTGATATGTGGAATCCAGCTCTTACTAAAATGTTATCATCTGAAACTAGTTCTAGATTTTATCCTTCAAGTCACTTTGACCATTAGCATGTCACAGCCACCACCGGTATTTATAATAAACTCGCCTCTAATTAAAGGAATTGAACATGAAAAAAAGAATTGTTTGACAGGTAAAATTCTTGGAAATCAAACTGATCCTAGTGAAGATACTTATCATTACATCTCAATACAGATGCCACAAATAAAGTATAAATTGTGCTACTATTCAACTATTTATATACGAAGTGTTAAGTAATTTACCCCCTAAAGAAAGATCTTCAGGATTAGGAACATGAATGCTAACAGCATTTGCATCGGCTGGTATATTTGGGTCTCTCTTTAGAATAACCTCTGACATCCCATATACATCTTCACCGCATTTCCTAAGGTAAGTTGCAAGTTTCTTCAGCCGTGCTCCATTAAGATCCGCTGAAGTACGGAAGAGATGACTTAAACCAGCCACTGATGCTTCAACAGAACCCACTGACTGACATAACTCTGGTAAACAATCACCCTACAGTATTACGAGTAGTGCACTTCAAACTTCAATTCACCAACCATACCCCAATAAAATGCCTCCAGGTTATAGAAGTgctaaaaagaaagaaagcactGAAGAAATATTTAACAAGTGGAACCATATACATGAGGGAATTTACAAAACAACACGGCTCATGAGATATGTAAGCCCACAAAAGAAGAACTTCTTTTCTGCTTATATCAGAATTTTAAAATGGGTTTTATTCAGACAACTGGTAAACAGATTTTCTTAACATAAAACTCGAACGTAATGGGTGGATTTATTCAAATAATCTGCAgatgaaaattcaaataatcTGCAGATGAATACCTTTTTCACCCTCAATCAACAGGGAGCTGTTCCAAATTTAAGATAATAGAACACGTAAACTAACACAATTGTCGGGAGAAACTCGTACCACTCTAAAATTTTATTCCCCAAGGGCTAAGGCAATGAAAACTATCACTCTTTTCTACAAGATTGTATGTACAATTCCTTATTttgacaaaatttatatttctcaaatatCAACATTAAGATTGTACTGTCAGCTTGTCTTACCCCATCATGTCTACAAAAGCTGGACACATGCATTCGCAGAGCCATGATTGGGTAAATGGAGATCACAAACATTTACATTATTTTGGGGAAAACAtagagaaaaggaaaagagattGTATTGCTATTCAAGCAAAATTCATcagtaattatatttatattgatgtgCAAAGGTATCCAAGACATATTTTTCCCTGCACATCCACTGGCAATATCTTGTCTTACATGTACTGTTTATTAACACCACAAAGCACAAGTATATGTTAGGTGTAAGCTACAAATGTAAGAAGATCACTGTACTGAGACTTTCATGCAGTTACACACATAGGAATTGCTTTAAAATCCTGTGCAACACTACAAAAACATCATCAGTGTGActgaaaataacaattaaatcaGGCACTTTACCATAAGAAAGACATGTAGAAACACTAAATCAGACAAGACACAGATTCACAAGGACAGAGGGCACTGACCCCTAAGAAATATTTTGGTTTGGATATACATGGAATGCGACTTGTGTGGACTCCAGGTACAGAGGCAACCAGATAGCCAACACTTCCTTTAAAGTCATAGTTTGTCAGCTCCAGGATCCAATGTGCCTGACTAGGTACATCAGCTACCAAAGAGGCCATGAATCCAGCTAATTGAGCAGCAAAATCAGATACCAGATGTCCATTATTTCCCACAGCAGAAATTGGTGTGAATAGTGACAAGTAATCTGGTATATCCAAGCGAGGGAAATCCTGCCACCAGATTGTGTTTGTAACTCTGCACCACTGCAGCATTTGAGTTGAAAATATTAGTAAATCTGGACAAAGACAATTCATAGAACAAACACTCAGATGATTAACAAATATACATATGATATACGGCCCTTCTTAACCTATTTTGAACCCTCAGAAAGAACGACATGTCTAGATTACTACTTTCCAAAGTTGGGGACAATCTCTAATCTACTTTTTTCCTTGTTCAAGAATATCTGATGGACTCTTAACTCCTACTTTCAGCCACTTGACGTTGCAggtgtaaaaaattatatatgctCAATAAGGCAAACCTTGCAATTAACCATTTTGTGAGCACCAAAATCTTGTTCTTTTTCCTcttctcaatttattttaacGGGTTATCAGGATTAACAAAAGTACTGACGAAAAAGGAAAGATGAAGAGGAAAAACTGAATTGCTAGGTGACTTGGTGCCAAAGTAACATGTTCCTTTCAAGTTcacatattaatttaataggtCATAAGAGAGAATGAGTTCATTCACACAAGACAACACAGAGGAAAGGTGATTAAACAAGCACCTGTCCTGCCACCAAATTAGCAGATGTGACCACAACACGGAGACTATCTCTCCTTTGCAACACAAGCAACTTTGGATGATGGCAACCAATGCCTGATTTCCTCAGGTCTTGACCAAATGCTATCACCTCAGGAAACGGAGGATAACTGCAATCATGAATTCACGTGATCAAAAGTTGTCTGTTGGTACATTCCTAAGCAGTTTAAGAAAGTCAACCATTTCTAGCACATGCTCCTGATAGCATACCATTTGCGAAGCAGAGTGGAAAAGAAAGagggggaggggggagggggATGTCGACCTACACAACAACTAGGTTCGGAAAATCTGGGTAAGGCTTTGAGCTTCTTTTATCAGGGCTCGAACTCCAACATCTTTCAGCATTGTGGCAAGCAATGGTAACAGGTAGATCAGCTGGAATCTCGCAGTACGACAGAAACCTATAAGAAAAGGTCCATtcagaataaaagaaaaggacCACATGCAGTCAGGACATATACATGTATTCCAAGTTATATAATTGGCTATATTGACTATGTATAGTCAGTTGCCTTATAAGCTTCAAGGAACCCTATCTTAAACAGAAGATAATTAAAATGCACCAAGAAAGTCTGACCTACCACGGTATATCAGCAGTAAATGTCGCAATAAATAGTTGTTCAAGATTCTCAATTGGATAAAGAATCTCCGGCAATGATACAGCATTAGGATCTTCTGGAAAATTTGGTGGCCCTACACTAGCCAGTCGATTCAATACAAACCTCTTTCCTGGAGGTGGAACAGCACGAGTTCTGTCCTCTTCTTTCATTGTATCATCAAGAAGACCGAAAACCTCCTTGCTTATAAACCTCTGAGATAAAGCTTCCTCTATTCCAATAGCATTGACACCATTCTCGTGAGATACTCCATCATTATTGACTTGTTTTGCTCCCTTCTCATCGAGATGACATGATTCCACCTCAATAGCAAGTGCAACATCTTTGAGGAAATCAGATTCCGGATCCTGGACAGGTTCACCCTCAACAAGAAATACCTCTTTCCTACAAGCTTTTTGACCAGAATGTACTCCATGAACACTAGCCCCAGGGAAATTAAAATCCTCATTGGCTCCAATTTTACCATGACATCTAACTCCCCTTTCATAATCAAGCACAACACATTTGTGGATACGCGACAGAGGATGGTTGCTACTTAATATCTCCCTACACATATTCAATAACACATTTGCTTTAAAAGCAAGTGCATAACTTCCACACCCAACTGGAACACAATCTGTGGTTAATACATCATTTTTTCTAACTATATTCCTATCATCAACCTCCTGAATAAAAACAACCTTTTGCAAACAAAATCCTATCTGTAATCCCATACAACAGATCCCTTGACTTCCACAACAAAGCGAAACTTGATCACCGATGCAAATCTCCACAACCTTGTCATTTGCAACTCTAACCCCATTAATAAACACCCCATTCAGCGAAGCCCTAAACTTAGTTGAACCAAAAAATAACCCGTCACACAAGTACAATTTCTTATTTAATGGATCAAAGAGAATCTGACAATGAATATTACTGACTCGATGGTCTTCGAATATAAAATCACAGCGGTTGTAATTACGGCCAATAGAGTAAGGTTTATAGGGTTGGAGATGTATAGTATCAGAGGAAGAACCAGTAGTTTTTTGAATTAGAGGAATTCCAAGAGTCTTTATATGTAAACATGTTGaatttaacacatttgctttaGTTTTCTTGCatggaagaagagaaaaatc
This window encodes:
- the LOC107012650 gene encoding uncharacterized protein LOC107012650 isoform X6, with amino-acid sequence MGLQIGFCLQKVVFIQEVDDRNIVRKNDVLTTDCVPVGCGSYALAFKANVLLNMCREILSSNHPLSRIHKCVVLDYERGVRCHGKIGANEDFNFPGASVHGVHSGQKACRKEVFLVEGEPVQDPESDFLKDVALAIEVESCHLDEKGAKQVNNDGVSHENGVNAIGIEEALSQRFISKEVFGLLDDTMKEEDRTRAVPPPGKRFVLNRLASVGPPNFPEDPNAVSLPEILYPIENLEQLFIATFTADIPWFLSYCEIPADLPVTIACHNAERCWSSSPDKRSSKPYPDFPNLVVVYPPFPEVIAFGQDLRKSGIGCHHPKLLVLQRRDSLRVVVTSANLVAGQWCRVTNTIWWQDFPRLDIPDYLSLFTPISAVGNNGHLVSDFAAQLAGFMASLVADVPSQAHWILELTNYDFKGSVGYLVASVPGVHTSRIPCISKPKYFLGGDCLPELCQSVGSVEASVAGLSHLFRTSADLNGARLKKLATYLRKCGEDVYGMSEVILKRDPNIPADANAVSIHVPNPEDLSLGECVQLGFLPKNYAKWVAPLSDSGIFVFSAYIFPSEVLRAALEGSGSKVQLILHVSQGPSLSVIAEVIRAENVSAICSLIASLQRCWGIWRLQEVLGQFKWPEHLETDFVFGASSIGAINAKFLAAFSTAAGKRSSRFTESEESDPDWGCWSVSQELRNPSIRIIFPTIERVKNASSGILASRRILCFSQKTWHRLKTKGLLHDAVPYPGDRIGHPMHVKYSLRSPNNKKRGKQVARRRFQSRKDAPSFGWVYSGSHNFSEAAWGRQVSGLLGKKINANRSYSSLSSRLQVSNYELGILFITPPPDAQGKINQRTNLDDIVLPFVVPAPKYRPVDKPATPQEMREALIEQTKRRRDVFEAAKEADEWMQEEIPEEEEVIEATDFVVEEKEDEKAYAEKLWSQVDS
- the LOC107012650 gene encoding uncharacterized protein LOC107012650 isoform X3, with translation MKLYSDGSYPTNSKRHRLDFSLLPCKKTKANVLNSTCLHIKTLGIPLIQKTTGSSSDTIHLQPYKPYSIGRNYNRCDFIFEDHRVSNIHCQILFDPLNKKLYLCDGLFFGSTKFRASLNGVFINGVRVANDKVVEICIGDQVSLCCGSQGICCMGLQIGFCLQKVVFIQEVDDRNIVRKNDVLTTDCVPVGCGSYALAFKANVLLNMCREILSSNHPLSRIHKCVVLDYERGVRCHGKIGANEDFNFPGASVHGVHSGQKACRKEVFLVEGEPVQDPESDFLKDVALAIEVESCHLDEKGAKQVNNDGVSHENGVNAIGIEEALSQRFISKEVFGLLDDTMKEEDRTRAVPPPGKRFVLNRLASVGPPNFPEDPNAVSLPEILYPIENLEQLFIATFTADIPWFLSYCEIPADLPVTIACHNAERCWSSSPDKRSSKPYPDFPNLVVVYPPFPEVIAFGQDLRKSGIGCHHPKLLVLQRRDSLRVVVTSANLVAGQWCRVTNTIWWQDFPRLDIPDYLSLFTPISAVGNNGHLVSDFAAQLAGFMASLVADVPSQAHWILELTNYDFKGSVGYLVASVPGVHTSRIPCISKPKYFLGGDCLPELCQSVGSVEASVAGLSHLFRTSADLNGARLKKLATYLRKCGEDVYGMSEVILKRDPNIPADANAVSIHVPNPEDLSLGECVQLGFLPKNYAKWVAPLSDSGIFVFSAYIFPSEVLRAALEGSGSKVQLILHVSQGPSLSVIAEVIRAENVSAICSLIASLQRCWGIWRLQEVLGQFKWPEHLETDFVFGASSIGAINAKFLAAFSTAAGKRSSRFTESEESDPDWGCWSVSQELRNPSIRIIFPTIERVKNASSGILASRRILCFSQKTWHRLKTKGLLHDAVPYPGDRIGHPMHVKVARRRFQSRKDAPSFGWVYSGSHNFSEAAWGRQVSGLLGKKINANRSYSSLSSRLQVSNYELGILFITPPPDAQGKINQRTNLDDIVLPFVVPAPKYRPVDKPATPQEMREALIEQTKRRRDVFEAAKEADEWMQEEIPEEEEVIEATDFVVEEKEDEKAYAEKLWSQVDS
- the LOC107012650 gene encoding uncharacterized protein LOC107012650 isoform X2, producing MKLYSDGSYPTNSKRHRLDFSLLPCKKTKANVLNSTCLHIKTLGIPLIQKTTGSSSDTIHLQPYKPYSIGRNYNRCDFIFEDHRVSNIHCQILFDPLNKKLYLCDGLFFGSTKFRASLNGVFINGVRVANDKVVEICIGDQVSLCCGSQGICCMGLQIGFCLQKVVFIQEVDDRNIVRKNDVLTTDCVPVGCGSYALAFKANVLLNMCREILSSNHPLSRIHKCVVLDYERGVRCHGKIGANEDFNFPGASVHGVHSGQKACRKEVFLVEGEPVQDPESDFLKDVALAIEVESCHLDEKGAKQVNNDGVSHENGVNAIGIEEALSQRFISKEVFGLLDDTMKEEDRTRAVPPPGKRFVLNRLASVGPPNFPEDPNAVSLPEILYPIENLEQLFIATFTADIPWFLSYCEIPADLPVTIACHNAERCWSSSPDKRSSKPYPDFPNLVVVYPPFPEVIAFGQDLRKSGIGCHHPKLLVLQRRDSLRVVVTSANLVAGQWCRVTNTIWWQDFPRLDIPDYLSLFTPISAVGNNGHLVSDFAAQLAGFMASLVADVPSQAHWILELTNYDFKGSVGYLVASVPGVHTSRIPCISKPKYFLGGDCLPELCQSVGSVEASVAGLSHLFRTSADLNGARLKKLATYLRKCGEDVYGMSEVILKRDPNIPADANAVSIHVPNPEDLSLGECVQLGFLPKNYAKWVAPLSDSGIFVFSAYIFPSEVLRAALEGSGSKVQLILHVSQGPSLSVIAEVIRAENVSAICSLIASLQRCWGIWRLQEVLGQFKWPEHLETDFVFASSIGAINAKFLAAFSTAAGKRSSRFTESEESDPDWGCWSVSQELRNPSIRIIFPTIERVKNASSGILASRRILCFSQKTWHRLKTKGLLHDAVPYPGDRIGHPMHVKYSLRSPNNKKRGKQVARRRFQSRKDAPSFGWVYSGSHNFSEAAWGRQVSGLLGKKINANRSYSSLSSRLQVSNYELGILFITPPPDAQGKINQRTNLDDIVLPFVVPAPKYRPVDKPATPQEMREALIEQTKRRRDVFEAAKEADEWMQEEIPEEEEVIEATDFVVEEKEDEKAYAEKLWSQVDS
- the LOC107012650 gene encoding uncharacterized protein LOC107012650 isoform X4, with product MKLYSDGSYPTNSKRHRLDFSLLPCKKTKANVLNSTCLHIKTLGIPLIQKTTGSSSDTIHLQPYKPYSIGRNYNRCDFIFEDHRVSNIHCQILFDPLNKKLYLCDGLFFGSTKFRASLNGVFINGVRVANDKVVEICIGDQVSLCCGSQGICCMGLQIGFCLQKVVFIQEVDDRNIVRKNDVLTTDCVPVGCGSYALAFKANVLLNMCREILSSNHPLSRIHKCVVLDYERGVRCHGKIGANEDFNFPGASVHGVHSGQKACRKEVFLVEGEPVQDPESDFLKDVALAIEVESCHLDEKGAKQVNNDGVSHENGVNAIGIEEALSQRFISKEVFGLLDDTMKEEDRTRAVPPPGKRFVLNRLASVGPPNFPEDPNAVSLPEILYPIENLEQLFIATFTADIPCYPPFPEVIAFGQDLRKSGIGCHHPKLLVLQRRDSLRVVVTSANLVAGQWCRVTNTIWWQDFPRLDIPDYLSLFTPISAVGNNGHLVSDFAAQLAGFMASLVADVPSQAHWILELTNYDFKGSVGYLVASVPGVHTSRIPCISKPKYFLGGDCLPELCQSVGSVEASVAGLSHLFRTSADLNGARLKKLATYLRKCGEDVYGMSEVILKRDPNIPADANAVSIHVPNPEDLSLGECVQLGFLPKNYAKWVAPLSDSGIFVFSAYIFPSEVLRAALEGSGSKVQLILHVSQGPSLSVIAEVIRAENVSAICSLIASLQRCWGIWRLQEVLGQFKWPEHLETDFVFGASSIGAINAKFLAAFSTAAGKRSSRFTESEESDPDWGCWSVSQELRNPSIRIIFPTIERVKNASSGILASRRILCFSQKTWHRLKTKGLLHDAVPYPGDRIGHPMHVKYSLRSPNNKKRGKQVARRRFQSRKDAPSFGWVYSGSHNFSEAAWGRQVSGLLGKKINANRSYSSLSSRLQVSNYELGILFITPPPDAQGKINQRTNLDDIVLPFVVPAPKYRPVDKPATPQEMREALIEQTKRRRDVFEAAKEADEWMQEEIPEEEEVIEATDFVVEEKEDEKAYAEKLWSQVDS
- the LOC107012650 gene encoding uncharacterized protein LOC107012650 isoform X5, with the protein product MKLYSDGSYPTNSKRHRLDFSLLPCKKTKANVLNSTCLHIKTLGIPLIQKTTGSSSDTIHLQPYKPYSIGRNYNRCDFIFEDHRVSNIHCQILFDPLNKKLYLCDGLFFGSTKFRASLNGVFINGVRVANDKVVEICIGDQVSLCCGSQGICCMGLQIGFCLQKVVFIQEVDDRNIVRKNDVLTTDCVPVGCGSYALAFKANVLLNMCREILSSNHPLSRIHKCVVLDYERGVRCHGKIGANEDFNFPGASVHGVHSGQKACRKEVFLVEGEPVQDPESDFLKDVALAIEVESCHLDEKGAKQVNNDGVSHENGVNAIGIEEALSQRFISKEVFGLLDDTMKEEDRTRAVPPPGKRFVLNRLASVGPPNFPEDPNAVSLPEILYPIENLEQLFIATFTADIPWFLSYCEIPADLPVTIACHNAERCWSSSPDKRSSKPYPDFPNLVVVYPPFPEVIAFGQDLRKSGIGCHHPKLLVLQRRDSLRVVVTSANLVAGQWCRVTNTIWWQDFPRLDIPDYLSLFTPISAVGNNGHLVSDFAAQLAGFMASLVADVPSQAHWILELTNYDFKGSVGYLVASVPGVHTSRIPCISKPKYFLGGDCLPELCQSVGSVEASVAGLSHLFRTSADLNGARLKKLATYLRKCGEDVYGMSEVILKRDPNIPADANAVSIHVPNPEDLSLGECVQLGFLPKNYAKWVAPLSDSGIFVFSAYIFPSEVLRAALEGSGSKVQLILHVSQGPSLSVIAEVIRAENVSAICSLIASLQRCWGIWRLQEVLGQFKWPEHLETDFVFGASSIGAINAKFLAAFSTAAGKRSSRFTESEESDPDWGCWSVSQELRNPSIRIIFPTIERVKNASSGILASRRILCFSQKTWHRLKTKGLLHDAVPYPGDRIGHPMHVKTTTYPGGVDAHLTDTSSKRKCFRQILGSGKTYLNVVMQNSSIFINAGKSEDILYNY
- the LOC107012650 gene encoding uncharacterized protein LOC107012650 isoform X1, producing MKLYSDGSYPTNSKRHRLDFSLLPCKKTKANVLNSTCLHIKTLGIPLIQKTTGSSSDTIHLQPYKPYSIGRNYNRCDFIFEDHRVSNIHCQILFDPLNKKLYLCDGLFFGSTKFRASLNGVFINGVRVANDKVVEICIGDQVSLCCGSQGICCMGLQIGFCLQKVVFIQEVDDRNIVRKNDVLTTDCVPVGCGSYALAFKANVLLNMCREILSSNHPLSRIHKCVVLDYERGVRCHGKIGANEDFNFPGASVHGVHSGQKACRKEVFLVEGEPVQDPESDFLKDVALAIEVESCHLDEKGAKQVNNDGVSHENGVNAIGIEEALSQRFISKEVFGLLDDTMKEEDRTRAVPPPGKRFVLNRLASVGPPNFPEDPNAVSLPEILYPIENLEQLFIATFTADIPWFLSYCEIPADLPVTIACHNAERCWSSSPDKRSSKPYPDFPNLVVVYPPFPEVIAFGQDLRKSGIGCHHPKLLVLQRRDSLRVVVTSANLVAGQWCRVTNTIWWQDFPRLDIPDYLSLFTPISAVGNNGHLVSDFAAQLAGFMASLVADVPSQAHWILELTNYDFKGSVGYLVASVPGVHTSRIPCISKPKYFLGGDCLPELCQSVGSVEASVAGLSHLFRTSADLNGARLKKLATYLRKCGEDVYGMSEVILKRDPNIPADANAVSIHVPNPEDLSLGECVQLGFLPKNYAKWVAPLSDSGIFVFSAYIFPSEVLRAALEGSGSKVQLILHVSQGPSLSVIAEVIRAENVSAICSLIASLQRCWGIWRLQEVLGQFKWPEHLETDFVFGASSIGAINAKFLAAFSTAAGKRSSRFTESEESDPDWGCWSVSQELRNPSIRIIFPTIERVKNASSGILASRRILCFSQKTWHRLKTKGLLHDAVPYPGDRIGHPMHVKYSLRSPNNKKRGKQVARRRFQSRKDAPSFGWVYSGSHNFSEAAWGRQVSGLLGKKINANRSYSSLSSRLQVSNYELGILFITPPPDAQGKINQRTNLDDIVLPFVVPAPKYRPVDKPATPQEMREALIEQTKRRRDVFEAAKEADEWMQEEIPEEEEVIEATDFVVEEKEDEKAYAEKLWSQVDS